The following is a genomic window from Flavobacterium sp..
TGAAGCAGAAATCAAAAGATTAGCGATCAGAGCTCGTGATGGACAAATTACAGTCGATGAAATGACAGGTGGAACATTCACAATTTCAAATGGTGGTGTTTTCGGAAGTATGTTATCAACACCAATTATAAATCCTCCACAATCTGGTATTTTAGGAATGCATAATGTGGTAGAAAGAGCTATCGTTAAAAACGGTCAAATCGTAATTGCGCCAGTTATGTACGTTGCCTTATCATACGACCACAGAATCATCGACGGACGTGAGTCAGTTGGGTTCTTAGTAGCAGTGAAAGAAGCATTAGAAAATCCAGCAGAATTATTAATGGGCGGAAATGTGAAAAAAGCGTTAGAATTGTAATTAGTCAAATAACCTACAAGGTCTAAAAGCTTTGTAGGTTATTTAATATTATAGAATTATATATTTACTATGAACATTCACTAAAAATTTTACAATTTGGCGAATATTCATTAATAGTGAATTTTTTATTTGGCATCGTATTTGTATGTAAAAAATAGTTATATTTACACACTATATTAGTTTCGCATGAAAAAAAAATACTTTTATACTATTTTTATTTTAACTCTTTTGTTCTCTTTCAAGCTGCAAGCACAAGAGAGCAAATTTTCTAGTGCAACAAAAACGCAAGAACCTACTATTGAAGGACTTACTATTTATCCAAACCCAACGAACTCTGGTAAAATTTTTATTACTACTAAATCTTCTTTAGACAAAAAAGTAGAAATTTTTAATGTTTTAGGGAAAAGGGTTCTTGAATCAGTTACTACCTCAAAAGAAGTAAATGTAAGTCATTTAGAAGCCGGTGTTTACATCATTAAAATTAAAGAAGGAGAAGCTTCTGCTACTAGAAAACTAATTATCAATTAGTTAATTAAATTCATATCTATTATTTAATTTTAAGTTAACAACTAAATAATAGCATAAAACTTAAAAACTAATTATCTTTGTACCATAATTTAACTTTATAAAAATGAAAAAACTTTACACTTTATTATTAATAGCAGTAAGTACTTTGTCTTTTGGGCAGATACTTTCTGAAGATTTTAATTACGCAGACGGCGCTCTTCTTACAGCAAACGGATGGACTGCTTTTAGTGGAGCAGGTACCAATGCTTTAGATGTTGGTACATCAAACGGTTTAACTTATACTGGATACTCAGGCACCACTGGTATAACTGGCGCAGTTGTTGGAAACGCTGCAAGATTAGATAATACTGGAGAAGATGCCCAAAAAACATTCACTGCAGTAACATCAGGAAGTTTATACTATTCATTTCTAATTAATGTTACAGATGGAACAGCAGGATACTTTGCTGGTTTAAATACAACAGGTAGTACTTTTGGAAATAGACTTTGGGTTAAACCATCAACTACAGTTGGAAAAGTAAACTTTGGAATGTCAAATACTGGAACAGGAACCTATGGCACTACAGATTTTGATATTAATACTACCTATTTAATTATTGTTAAATATGATGTTACAGCCTCAGGTGCAGCTAGTATGTGGGTAAAACAAGCAGGTGTTCCTGCTAATGAAATTGGCGCAGGCACACCAGAAGTTACAACAACTGGTTCAGGTTCTGCTACAATATCTGGTTTCTTTTTAAGACAACCTGCAACAGCACAAAACATTACAATTGACGGTATCAGAATTTATTCTACTTGGTTTGGCGCTACACCTTGTGCCTTAGCATTAGCAGCAGAAACAACAACTTGTGATGCTATTACATTAAACATTGATACCTATAGTGTTTCTATCCCATTTACAGGTGGAGGTACAGGATCTTATACTTTAGTAGCTTCAACTGGGACAGTTGGTGGTGATAATCCATCTACCACAGCTACTGGAACTATCACAATTAGTAATATTCCAGAAGGAACAAATGTAACATTATCTGTTACTGGAGCTTGTACACTATCTAAAACTATTACATCACCAGAATGTAAACCTATAAATACTTTACCATTGAACGAATCTTTTCCATATACTGTAGGAAATTCTTTAAATGCTGAACAAAAATGGACTATTGTTAATACAGGTGATAATATTTTAATTGAAGCTGGAAATTTATCTTACACAGGTATTACTCCTTCTGGAAATTCTGTGTCATTTATTGGAACAGGAGCTGAATCTAGAACTCCGTTTACAGACACAACAAGTGGAACAATTTACGCTTCATTTTTAGCAAAAGTAACTGATATTTCTGGAATCACTGTTGACTTAACTAGTAACTATTCTGCTTTATTTACAACTAATTCAGGTGTTTCTACAAATGCAAGAGTTTGGATGAGAAAAAATGGAACGCAATACCAATATGGACTTGGAACAGCTGCTTCACCAACTGATTGGGATACTAATTTATATGATACAAATACTACGCAGTATTTAGTATTAGGTTATAATTTTACTACTAATTCATTGTCGTTATTTGTTAATCCAACAATAGGCGGTTCAAATGTTGCTCCAACAGTTAGTGTTACCATGGCTGCTCCATTAACAAGTATAAGTGGATTTATGTTAAGACAAGAAGCTGCAAATACTACACCAGGTATGACAATTGACGAATTAACAATCGACACAACTCCAAACTTTACTTTATCTTCATCATCATTTGACAACATCAATGGTTTAACAATGTATCCAAACCCAGTATCTGGAGGCACATTAAACTTTACTTCTGCAGCTAATGCAGCTATGTCTGTTCAAATATTTGATTTATTAGGCAAAGAAGTTTTAAAATCTAATGTAGTAAACAACACTGTAAACGTGGCTAAATTAACAGCTGGTGTTTATGTAATTAAAATTACAGAAGAAGGTAAAACAGCTACTAGAAAATTAGTTATTAAGTAATTAATTTTAAATTATATTAAAAGCATCAACGAAAGTTGGTGCTTTTTTATTTAAGACCATTTTGTTTGCTATTTTTGTACCATGATTTCACAAGAAGATATTTTCCAAATTAACTCGAAAAAAGAATTTGAAAAAATTACTTTAAAAGTATTTCGTCATCAGTACGATACTAATTTGGTGTACCAACAATTTTGTAACTTCTTGAAGAAAGACAAAAACAATGTGAAATCAATAACTGAAATTCCATTTTTACCCATTCAGTTTTTTAAAAGTCATAACGTTTTAAGTTCTTCTGAAACAATTCAGCAAACGTTTACAAGTAGCGGCACCACCCGAATGCAAACCAGTAAACATTTAGTTACCGATGTAAGTTGGTACGAAATGAGTTACCGTTTAGGCTTTTCAGAATTCTATGGAAACATTGAAGATTATTGTGTTTTAGCCTTACTTCCCTCCTATTTAGAGCGCGATGGTTCTTCGTTGATATATATGGTAGAAGATTTAATTCAAAGTAGTAATCACGAAGATTCTGGATTTTATTTAAACAACTACGATGAATTAATTTCTAAATTGATTGAATTGGATAATTTAGGTCAGAATGTGATTTTAATTGGAGTTACATATGCTTTGTTAGATTTAATTGAGAAGCAAAAATTCAAATTAAAAAACACTATCATCATGGAAACGGGTGGTATGAAAGGCAAACGAAAAGAAATGATTCGTGAAGAATTACACACTATTTTACGCGAAGGATTTGGCGTTTCTAAAATCCATTCCGAATATGGCATGACGGAATTACTTTCGCAAGCGTATTCTCTTGGCGATGGCGTTTTTGAATGTCCGCCATGGATGCAAATTCTAATTCGTGATACGGAAGATGCACTAACATGCGTTTCCGAAGGAAAAACGGGCGGAATTAACGTGATTGATTTAGCTAATATCAATTCGTGCTCCTTTATTGCTACGCAAGATTTGGGCAAAAAAAATCCCAACCATTCGTTTGAAGTGTTGGGACGTTTTGATCATTCTGATATTCGTGGTTGTAATTTGATGGTTATTTAACCTTAATTACATAATAATTTTTCTTTCCTTTTTGTAATAATAAGAATTGATTGTTGATTAAATCTTCTTTCGTGATGATTTTATCTTCTCCTACTTTCTCTTTATTCAAAGAAATCGAGTTTTGTTTCAATTCTCTACGCGCATCACTATTAGAAGCTAAGAAATTTGTTTTTGCTGCTAATGCGGCAATCATATCTATACCTGCGTTCAAATCTTCCATCGAAATTTCTGCTTGAGGAACACCATCAAACACTTCTAAAAACGTTTTTTCATCTAACTTTTTCAACTCATCCATTGACGGACTAAAAAAAGCATTTGAAGCAGCAATTGCATTTTCTAAATCTGCTGCAGAATGTACCATAACCGTAATTTCTTCTGCCAAACGTTTTTGTAATGCTCTTAAATGAGGCGCTTCGTTGTGTTCAGCAATTAATTTTTCAATCGTTTCTTTATCTAGGAACGTGAAAATTTTAATATACTTTTCAGCATCTACATCAGTAGAATTTAACCAAAATTGATAAAATTTATAAACCGAAGTTTTGTCAGCATCTAACCAAACATTACCACCTTCCGATTTACCAAATTTAGAACCGTCAGCTTTTGTAATTAATGGGGTTGTTAACGCGAATGCTTTTGATTTCTCCTCGTTACCAACATTCATTCTTCTTACCAATTCTGTACCCGTAGTAATGTTACCCCATTGGTCACTTCCACCCATTTGAAGTAAACAATTATGGTGTTTATTCAAATGATAAAAATCGTAGCCCTGAATTAATTGATAGGTAAATTCGGTAAAACTCATTCCTTCAGCCCCTTCTTCTCCGCTTAAACGCTTTTTTACAGAATCTTTAGACATCATGTAGTTAACGGTAATACGTTTTCCAATATCACGTGCAAAATCAATGAATGAAAAATCTTTCATCCAATCGTAATTATTTACTAGAATTGGTGCATTTTCATCTTTCTCATCAAAATCTAAAAAGCGAGATAAAACTCTCTTAATTCCCTCTACATTATGATTCAAAGTAGCTTCATCTAACAAATTTCTTTCATTAGATTTTCCAGAAGGATCACCAATCATTCCAGTTGCTCCACCCACAAGCGCAATGGCTTTATGGCCCGATTTTCTCAAGTGCATTAATAAAATAATTTGCACTAAACTTCCAATATGTAAAGAGTCTGCCGTTGGATCAAAACCAATATAAGCTGTAGTAGCTTCTTTTAGTAATTGCTCTTCTGTTCCAGGCATCATATCATGAAACAAACCTCTCCAACGTAATTCTTCTACTAAATTCTTCATTTTGCGATTTAATTTTGGCAAAGATAACTTTTAGTTTAAAAGTTTAAAAGTTTGAAGGTTTAAAAGTTAGTCCGTTTTTAAAAGATTTGCTATTTTTACGTCATGATTTTAGTCACAGGAGCAACAGGTTTAGTAGGTTCGCATTTGTTAGTGCAACTTCTTCAAGAAAATGAGGCAGTAAAAGCGCTATTTCGTTCTGAAAAACAAATTGAAAAGACAAAGAATGTATTTTCTTTTCATAATCAATTAGAGCTTTTTGATAAAATTAATTGGGTAAAAGGTGATATTACCGATATTCCGTCGTTAGAAATTGCTTTTGAAAAGGTTACACATGTATATCATTGCGCTGCTTTGATTTCGTTTGATCCTAGGGACGAAGACGAGCTTAGAAAAATCAATATTGAAGGAACTGCCAACATTGTAAATTGTTGCATTGATTTTGGCATCAAAAAACTTTGTCATGTAAGTTCGATTGCCGCTTTAGGAAACCCAAAAGAACACGAAACTACTATCACAGAAGAAACCGAATGGAATCCTGAAGAATTGCATAGTGATTACGCCATTACGAAATATGGTGCCGAAATGGAAGTATTTCGCGGCCATCAAGAAGGCTTAGAAGTGGTAATTGTGAATCCGGGTGTGATTTTTGGTTACGGTTTTCCAAAAAGAGGTAGCGATGTAATTATTCAATCTGTTAGGAGAGGAACTTCATTTTACACTAAGGGCTTTGTTGGAATTGTTTTTGTAGATGACGTAACCAAATGCATGATGCAACTTATGAAAAGTGACATCAATGGAGAACGTTTTACACTTGTTGGTGAAAATATAGAAGTTAAAAAACTGCTTAAATTTATTGCTAAAGAAATAAACGTAAAAAGTCCTTCTATAAATGCCACGAAGTCAATGACATCAATTGCTTGGCGATTAGATTGGTTAATTTCAAAAATTGCGAATCGCAAAAGGAAAATAACTCGAAATACAGCTGCCGCATTGCATGAAACTTTAATTTACGATACTTCAAAAATTAAATCGGAATTCGAATTTGAATTTCAAGAAAAAGAAGAGTATTTAAAAACTATTCTGAAACACTAAAGCTTTTTTTTACATCATCTGATGCATTTGTTGCTTTAGTTGTATCATTCATTTTCTTTTGTTCTAAATCTAATCTTTCAATTACTTTTTTATAGATTTTTTTATATTTTCTTGAATCTGAAGCATAATAGCGTTGATTTTGACTGTAGGTTATACTGTCAATTTTATACTTTTTAAAAACATACTGATTAGCATTAATATTCGCCTCTGCTAATTTATAAGGCATATTACCATCCGCTGCTTGTAAAATTGCAATATCAAAAATAATATCAACCATTACTTCCTCATCCAATAAATTTTCGGGTTTGGGTGCTGGATTCTTAGAACAAGAAAACAACAATAAGCTTACAAATAAAAATAGCAGTGGTTTCATTATAAATTTCTTTCAAATAATAATCGTTGGCCTACTTTAGTGTCTTTTACTTTACCATTTTGATAAACTAATTTCCCATTTACAAAAGTATGTGTCACGCGCGATTTAAAGTTATATCCCTCAAACGGAGACCAGCCACATTTTGCAATAATATTTTCTTTTTTAACATTCCACGGTAAATATGCATTTACAATTGCTATATCAGCATAATAACCTTCTCGAATGAATCCTCTTTTTTCAATTTGAAAAATTTTAGCTGGATTGTGACACATTTTTTCAACAATCTTTTCTACCGAAATTTTTCCTTGATGATGCGCTTCAAACATAGCTACAACAGCATGTTGAACTAAAGGACCACCAGAAGGACAGGTTAAATATGGATTGCTTTTTTCTTCAAGCGTATGAGGTGCATGATCTGTTGCTATTACATCAATTCTATCATCTAATAAAGCTTTCCATAATGCATCTTTATCTGCTTGAGATTTTACAGCTGGATTCCATTTAATCAAGGAGCCTTTTATTTCATAATCAGCATCTGTAAACCATAAATGATGAATACATACTTCCGCTGTAATTTGCTTTTGTTCTAATGGAATTTTATTGGTAAATAAATCTAATTCTTTTGCTGTAGATATATGGAATACATGAAGTCTAGCTCCTGTTTTTTTTGCTAAAGCAATTATTCTTTCTGTAGACACATAACAAGCTTCAACACTACGTATTTCTGGGTGTTTATCAACTGGAATATCTTCCCCAAAAACTTCTTTAAACTTTGCTAAATTATTTTTAACTATAGTTTCATCTTCGCTGTGAACAGCAATTAACAACTTAGTACTTGTAAATATCTTTTCTAATGAAGCTGAACTATCAACAAGCATATCGCCAGTAGACGATCCTAAAAAAAGTTTTAATCCAGCTACATTTCTAGGATTTGTCTTTAATATTTCTTCTAAATTATCATTAGTACCTCCCATCATAAATGAATAATTCGCATACGATGTTTTAGCGGCAATTTGATATTTATCTTCTAAAAGTTCTTGCGTAACAGCATTAGGAACTGTATTTGGTTGCTCAATAAACGAAGTTATTCCACCAGCTACAGCAGCTTTACTTTCAGATTCGATAGTTCCTTTATGAGTAAGACCAGGTTCTCTAAAATGCACTTGGTCATCAATAGCGCCAGGAATTACATAACTTCCTTCGGCATCAATAATAACACAGTCAGATGATTTTACACTAATTTTTTCTGCAATTTCTTTAATGAATTCATTTTCAATTAATATATCCCCATCAAAAACAACACCCTCATTTACAATTTTGGCATTTCTAATTAAATATGTATTGGCACTCATTATAATCTATTAAATATTTTACGTAGTCTCAACATTATTACTCCAACAACGGCTTCACGAATAATTCCACCGCTCATTTTTGATTGTCCTTTTGTTCTATCTGTAAAAATGATAGGAACCTCAACAATAATGAATTTATTTACAAAGGCACGATATTTCATTTCTATTTGAAACGCATACCCCACAAATTTTATTTTATCTAGATTAATTTTTTCTAATACAGTTCTTCTGTAACATTTAAAACCTGCTGTTGCATCCGCAATTTTCATTCCAGTTATCATTCTCACATAAACTGAAGCAAAATAAGATAACAGAACTCGACTTAAAGGCCAGTTTACAACATTGACGCCATTTGAATATCGAGAACCGATAGCAACATCCGCACCATTTTCACAAGCTGCTAACAACTTTTCCAAATCATTCGGATTGTGTGAAAAATCGGCATCCATTTCAAAGATATAATCATATTCATGAGAAAGCGCCCATTTAAAACCTGCTACGTATGCCGTTCCTAATCCTGATTTTTTCATTCGAATCTTCAAATGCAACTGCGAAGGAAATTTTTGCTGCATCTCTTTTACTTTTGCTGCCGTTCCGTCAGGAGAATTATCATCCACTATTAAAACATCAAAAGGCGTTTTTAAAGCAAAAACTGCTTTTATAATCGCTTCAATATTTTCAATTTCGTTAAAAGTTGGAATTATAACAATACCCTGAGCCATAAAAAAATCTTCTATTTAACTGCAAAAATAAACTATTTCTTGTAGACAATTCTTAATAATTTTATAATAATGAAAATGACACTATTTTTTGTAAATTTGCGCTGATATGTTAGCAATTCAATTACACGACCGAATTATTGAAAGCAAAGATTGGGCCACCATTTTGTTTATGGTTTGCTTGGCTATCATTGCAGTTAACAAAACCATATCTTCAGTACGTTTTAACGAATTTGTTCGCTTGGCTTATTCCGATAAATACACAAAAATTTACAGAGACAGTAGTAATCTAATGAGTGGGTTTACCATTTCAATGTTTGTCTTGCAATTGATTTCATTTTCTTTTTTCACTTTGTTGGTATTGAACCAATTTAATAAAGCTGAAAAAACAGACTTAATTGTTTACATCCAAATCTTAACATTTTTAAGTGTTTTTATTCTTTCTAAATATTTAATAGAAAAAATAATTTCAACTGCCTTCAAAATTGAAGAATTTAGTGAACAATTCAATTTACTTAAGGTGAATTATAGAGCATATTTTGGATTTATTTTGTTACCTGTGAATATCATTTTGTATTATAATTCTTTAAATTCAAACTGGTTCTTTTGGGCTTTATTAATTACCTTAATCAGCATAAACATAATTACTTACTTAGTTGTTTTGAAATTGTATCAAAATTTATTATTACGTAAAATATTTTATTTTATTTTATATCTTTGCACCCTTGAAATAGCACCTTACTATTTCATTTATAATTGGTTTACAAAAAATTAGAGAGAAATTATGTCAAATTTGAAAGTGAAAACAATATTAGTTTCACAACCAGAACCTAAAGTAGAAAATTCTCCTTATTTTGAGCTTCAAAATAAATTGAAAGTTAAAATTGACTTCCGCCCTTTTATTCACGTAGAAGGAGTTTCTGCCAAAGAAGTTCGCGCCCAAAAAATTGATTTAAACAACTTCACTGCTATTATATTAACAAGTCGCAATTCAGTTGACCACTTTTTTAGAGTGGCGGAAGAAATGCGTTATAAAATACCTGAAGATTTAAAATATTTTTGCCAATCTGAAGCAGTAGCTTTCTATTTACAACGGTATGTAGTATATAGAAAAAGAAAAATATATGTTGGCCAGAAAGATTTTGTTGACATGTCAACTTTGATAAAAAAGTATAAAGATGAAAAATTCTTATTACCTTCTTCAGACCAATTAAACGCTGACATTCCTCAAACACTTGACGGATTAAAAGTAGATTGGACGCAAGGAACATTTTACAAAACCGTAATGAGTGATTTAACGGATTTAAAAGATGTATATTACGATATTTTAGCGTTTTTTAGCCCTACAGGGATTAAATCCTTGTTTAAAAACTTCCCTAATTTTCAACAAAACAATACGCGTATTGCAGTTTTTGGAAGTACCACTCAAAAAGAAGCTTTAGAACATGGTTTACGAATAGATATTATGGCACCTAGCCCAGGAACTCCCTCTATGACTGGAGCTTTAGAAAAATACGTAGCAGAAGCTAACAAAGGAAAATAAAAACCAATTTTTTATTTTGGTTTTATTAGTTAACGATTAAAATAAAGATTGCAGTTTAAAAATGCAATCTTTATTTTAATCGTTAACTAAACTACTTTTATTTAAAAAGATATTTCATTCCAAATAAAACATTTCCTTTTGGCATGGGTACCATACCGGCTTCAACATATTCAGTATTGAAAATATTTTGAATTAACATATTAATTTCAATATTTTTAGTTCTGAATGTTGTATTCAAATCATAAACATTATAAGAAATTCTTGAGGTTCTCTCAGCATATCGGTATGAAATATTTTGACTAAATCCTTTAAACAACTTGATGTCATAATTAAAAACAACTTGATGGCGCAAAGAATTTATGCCGTTTTTTGAAATTAAATCCGTGTTGATATTGTCATCAATATAAGTATAACCTAAGTTCAGCTGATTTTTAATTTTACCTAATGAAAAATTATACTTCAACGAAGATTCGAAACCTTTTGTTTCAACATCAATATTAACAGGTCTCCATAAATCATCAGGAGTTGCTCTTCTGTAATCAATGAAATTTTCTGTGTTTCTATTAAAAAACGCCACATTAAAATCAACTTTATTTGCATGATATTTGAATCCTAATTCTTGAGCAAAGGCTCTTTCTGCTTCTAAATTTGGATTCCCTTGAGTTTCTAAATCACTATAATTTAAATCGGTATAAGTAGGAACTCTATATGTATATCCAACGTTACTGTAAAGTCGAATTCTATCCGATAATTTCACTCCTAAATCAATACCTGGAAAAGCTCTGTTATCAAAATCTGAGAAATACGAAACTGCAACACCTGGAGTAATATCTACTATTTTATCAAACAATTCAAAACGATGTTCTAAGAATAAAGTGGCAATTTCTCTTTCGGCATCTCCTAAGTTATTACTTTGAATCATATATTTTGAAAATTCAAGACCAAAACCAGTGATACCTATTTTAGATTCGTAAGAACCATTAAATTCTCCAGCAATTTTATTTGTGATATGTAAATTTCTGTAAACTGAAGGATTTGTTCTTATGAAAATATATTCGTCTTGGTTTCTTCTCCAATAAACTCTTGGTTTAAAAGTAAAATTCCCCCTTTTTACTTCTGTCGAAAGTCCAATCAAACTTGCTTGCGTAACTTCATATGGAAGTGCAAAATCCTTAGTAACACCATAAAAATTTTGAGCTCCAAATTTTCTCTCAGAAAAAGCTGAAATTAAATTAATAGGTAGTTTAGATTTATTGAATTTACTTCTCAATACATAATTTGTATTATCAAAATCAGTGTTTTTTCTATAACCATCTGAAGACTGCTTAGAAAAGTGAACCACATGATTACTGTCTTCTAAGTTAACAGTACCTGTAACTTCAGCAATAAATTGACCAAATGAACCTCCTTGAATCTTAGCAATGATTGAGTTCTCCAAATTATCGTTAGTTACGATATTAATGGCACCCGTAAAAGCATTTTGTCCAAAAATACGGGCTGCTGGACCTTTTATCACTTCAATCCTTTTGATCACTTCAATAGGTAATGCCAAATTCATGGTATGATGACCTGTTTGTGGATCGTCAACTTTAATGCCATCAATTAAAAGTAACGTTTGATCAAAACCACCACCTCTGATGTATAAATCGGCCTGCATTCCATTTACACCTTGTCGTCTAACATCAACCCCTGCGAGCTGTTGCAATGCATCGGCTACATTTGTAATTCCAAGTTTTTTTATATCTTCTGCAGTAACAATTTGAATGGTTCTTGAATTTTCTTTAAAAGGTAAATCAATTCGAGAAGAAGTAACCACAACTTCTTTTAGCGAATCGGTTTTCAATTCTGTTTCTTGTGCGTTTCCAAGTATAGAACCAAAAAGCATAACAGATAAAAAGTATTTATTTTTCATTTGAAGTTTATTTTAAAACGGTGCAAAAGTCGTAACTTTCCGGACGATTAATATAGTCCAGTTTTAAAATGAAAGATAGTCCGGTAAATTCATTGCTTAAAGAATTTATTCAATTTGAAAAACGCAGCAGCACTTCGGTTTACATCCAAATATCTCAGCAAATAATAAATGCTATACAACGCGGCTATTTAACTTCTGGAACTGCTTTACCTGGTACAAGGATTTTTGGCCAACTACTACAAATTCATAGAAACACAGCCGTTGCAGTTTATGAAGAATTAGCAGCGCAAGGTTGGGTTGAAATAATCGCCAATAAAGGAACTTTTATTTTAGTACCGGAACAAAAAACCGCCTCCATTAAAGCATCTTCAAACCAAATTGACGCAATCAATACCTATTCTAAAACAACTGGATTTCCGTTTCAAACCTCATTTCATTTGTCATCAACTCAAGAAATGTCGGAGGCAAAATTTAATATAAATGATGGTCAGCCTGATTTAAGACTACATCCCATTCATGAGTTTTCAAAATGGTTTAGTGCTTCCATGAAACGCAAAACATTGCTTTCAAAATGGAGTCAAACATCTAAAATTAAAAATTCAGTCTTTGAAAATCAGTTGTGTAATTATTTAAATGCAACTCGTGGTTTTTATATTCAACCTACTAATTTAATTAGCACCCGAAGTACAGAAATGAGTTTATATATTATTTCTCAACTATTAATTCGGAAGAAAGATTTAGTTTTAGTAGGACACTTAAGCAATTATGCTGCGAATATGATTTTTCAAGAATCTGGAGCATCTATTCAAACTATTCCGGTAGATGAATATGGCTTAGATATTGATTACATAAGAACTCATTATACAAAAGGAACTATTCGATGTGTTTACATTTGTACAAATCGAGATTATCCAACTACGGCATCATTATCTGTAGAACGTCGTTTAAAATTATTAGAACTTGCTAAACTTTATCAATTTGCGATAATTGAAGATGATTATGATTATGATTTTCAATTTGAAGGTTCGGCTATGCTCCCCATGGCAAGTTCAGATGCAAATGGTTTGGTCATTTATCTAGGTAAATTAGGTCAATCTTTATTCCCAAGTTTTCAAGTTGGATTTGTTGTAGCGCAAGAAAATTTGATAGTAGAAGCAAAAAATTACTTGCAAATGTTAGATCGCCAAGGTGATTTAATTCAAGAACAAATGCTTTCTGAATTAATTTCGGAAGGAGAAATTCATCGTTTACTAAAAAAGAATGTTGTAATCTATAAGCAAAGACGAGATTATACATGTGAATGTTTCAAACGTCATTTTAAAGAAACTGTCCGATTTAAAAAGCCAACGGGAGGATTAGCCATTTGGGTTGAATTTCAACCATCAATATCAT
Proteins encoded in this region:
- a CDS encoding PLP-dependent aminotransferase family protein, with product MKDSPVNSLLKEFIQFEKRSSTSVYIQISQQIINAIQRGYLTSGTALPGTRIFGQLLQIHRNTAVAVYEELAAQGWVEIIANKGTFILVPEQKTASIKASSNQIDAINTYSKTTGFPFQTSFHLSSTQEMSEAKFNINDGQPDLRLHPIHEFSKWFSASMKRKTLLSKWSQTSKIKNSVFENQLCNYLNATRGFYIQPTNLISTRSTEMSLYIISQLLIRKKDLVLVGHLSNYAANMIFQESGASIQTIPVDEYGLDIDYIRTHYTKGTIRCVYICTNRDYPTTASLSVERRLKLLELAKLYQFAIIEDDYDYDFQFEGSAMLPMASSDANGLVIYLGKLGQSLFPSFQVGFVVAQENLIVEAKNYLQMLDRQGDLIQEQMLSELISEGEIHRLLKKNVVIYKQRRDYTCECFKRHFKETVRFKKPTGGLAIWVEFQPSISLIQLAEEVAKLDVLLPKTILYQDKNTCAIRFGFGYLNEEEIEIVISKLKLAYDTIIK